In a single window of the Coprothermobacter proteolyticus DSM 5265 genome:
- a CDS encoding type I restriction-modification system subunit M N-terminal domain-containing protein, translated as MAQNNNKVDFHRLGSELWDIANIFRDDTLKTTEYLEEFSYFLFLKLFDEREKQREELARLDGTKFVPDLPNHLRFSTWAEKILASDGKTVKTDDGEFTIVDYVRNIFSELAEVKDHDGRDLSLFRRLFKNHIWRIRYSPTIKELIKRLKDLELEQNFDVMGRAYEFVVQKLGEQKQYGQYFTPRHIIHFMVELADPGNWGKNI; from the coding sequence ATGGCGCAAAACAATAACAAAGTAGATTTTCACAGGCTTGGTTCTGAGCTTTGGGATATTGCCAATATTTTTCGAGACGATACTCTCAAAACCACCGAGTATCTGGAAGAATTTAGCTATTTTTTGTTTCTAAAGCTCTTTGACGAGAGAGAAAAACAAAGAGAAGAACTCGCCCGTTTGGATGGAACTAAATTTGTGCCTGATTTACCAAATCACCTGAGGTTTTCCACATGGGCAGAAAAGATTTTGGCAAGTGACGGAAAAACCGTAAAGACTGACGATGGAGAGTTTACTATAGTCGATTATGTTAGAAACATATTTTCCGAACTGGCCGAAGTTAAGGACCACGATGGCAGGGATTTAAGCCTTTTCAGACGGCTATTTAAAAATCATATATGGCGTATAAGGTACAGCCCGACCATTAAAGAATTGATAAAACGGCTGAAAGACCTTGAGCTTGAACAAAATTTTGACGTTATGGGCAGAGCATACGAATTTGTTGTTCAAAAGCTTGGCGAACAAAAACAGTACGGTCAGTATTTTACTCCTCGCCACATCATTCATTTCATGGTGGAACTTGCTGACCCGGGAAATTGGGGAAAAAATATATGA
- a CDS encoding S8 family serine peptidase, with the protein MCENGACDVFANGGEVAEYSSIGPSLNGEIQPDLLGYVGYPATFMRYYNMFGGTSCSAPFAGAVATLVKQAHKDWTAEQVRASLMNTASVLYNKVTGEPISVMIQGSGLIDGVAAVKTPALISPYEIDMTATGLHPVVLTVKNVSDATLTFTVTVQPTLGNFEYGQNDGLTLSLTSSRIIVSPRLSATLGLTAKADLSKLTKGSHEALIWFSNGTATLHVPMLIWNDLNTIWWERSNPFDAGYNSKLPPKLINVRATKLPNSSDVAIDFTLNRGSISGSSWGSPEPYWSNYADEIRVDIVNQSGATVATVFDKGHLLIGHYRAVWNGKDSNGQPVPAGEYKYVITVTDYFTNFDIPIIDTDTQYTGYITVGNNATLTPSLTVTASSFAYIPANYQSKNSYSAYHTCTA; encoded by the coding sequence ATTTGCGAGAATGGTGCTTGCGATGTATTTGCAAATGGTGGTGAAGTTGCAGAATACTCTTCCATAGGACCGAGCTTAAATGGAGAAATACAGCCTGACTTGCTTGGTTACGTTGGTTATCCAGCTACGTTTATGCGGTATTACAACATGTTTGGTGGCACTTCCTGTTCAGCACCTTTTGCAGGTGCTGTAGCTACACTGGTTAAGCAGGCACACAAAGATTGGACTGCTGAACAAGTTAGAGCTTCTCTTATGAATACAGCAAGCGTCTTATACAACAAAGTTACTGGTGAGCCTATAAGCGTAATGATACAAGGTTCAGGCTTGATTGATGGAGTAGCTGCTGTAAAAACACCTGCTTTGATAAGTCCTTATGAAATAGATATGACTGCTACAGGCTTGCACCCTGTAGTATTGACAGTAAAGAACGTTAGCGATGCGACGCTAACATTTACAGTAACGGTGCAGCCTACTTTAGGTAACTTTGAATACGGTCAAAATGATGGTTTGACGCTGTCTTTAACAAGCAGTAGGATTATTGTCAGTCCACGCTTAAGTGCTACCTTAGGTTTAACAGCAAAAGCTGATTTAAGCAAACTTACCAAAGGATCACATGAAGCGCTCATTTGGTTTAGCAATGGCACTGCTACCTTACATGTGCCCATGCTTATATGGAATGATCTTAATACTATTTGGTGGGAAAGAAGCAATCCGTTTGATGCAGGTTACAACAGTAAGCTACCACCAAAGCTGATCAATGTCAGAGCTACTAAGCTACCTAACAGTAGTGATGTAGCCATAGATTTTACACTTAACAGAGGTTCTATCTCAGGTTCTTCATGGGGGTCCCCTGAGCCTTACTGGAGCAACTATGCCGATGAAATACGTGTAGACATCGTTAATCAAAGCGGTGCTACAGTTGCTACAGTGTTTGACAAAGGACACTTGCTTATAGGGCACTACAGAGCTGTATGGAATGGTAAAGACAGCAATGGTCAGCCTGTGCCTGCAGGTGAGTATAAGTATGTAATAACTGTAACAGACTACTTTACCAACTTTGATATTCCCATAATTGATACAGATACGCAGTATACAGGCTACATCACAGTAGGTAACAATGCTACATTAACGCCTTCTTTAACTGTAACAGCTTCTTCATTTGCTTATATTCCTGCTAATTACCAATCAAAAAACTCCTACAGTGCCTATCACACCTGCACCGCTTAG
- a CDS encoding DEAD/DEAH box helicase family protein, with the protein MALWKEIVNTEENAKSLIDEHLRALNWNLADFTQITKEYPIPGGERADYAILVNSLPVAIIEAKKQGMDLNAALAQAKNYAKKLNESGKEVFLIFASDGKVFYRQNLKANTRPEKISRLMTYAEIKDFLNPETDILLAGLRNYQKIAVSQVVSAFQLGRDRTYIEMATGTGKTITAAGIISKLYKVGLVRRVLFLVDRDSLAEQTVRSFNKVLGDTFKINRLTGTKEDKYNDISVSTIQFLYVNDKYRAYPNNFFDLVILDECHRSYFGDWHTVIEHFRTGKAKVLGLTATPSDKETQSTDDYFGEPVFRYSYYQGVKDGILAFTERYKFLTNVDLSGIHDMGFDFEPEDLGRRVDVPRRNELIAEKYFEVIGYEQTHTIPKTLVFAASIAHANHLRDALITKYNELNKLPKDSSEAEDFIVVIHNQVRNASELIRKFQEIDSEIRIAVSVDMLSTGIDAPDIEVLVMARPTKSKILYVQMKGRATRKCNEQEHGKTKESFKLIDFVDLAGIEEVVTDETLETDEIIDTTEETEVSSDGEKIPSDKEDGEGKEPKETEKIEMVIADVPVWIVKSEVITSSAFDHIRKQIEPQLKAIKEKTVLKERFVQAVLSWEALNPGIPVDEKYLEAFGFDISTLRDIYGEVTATYKDFIDVALGKTRFKTVEEKNRDAVIAHLKEKKHLNDEQVEFIMMFYDFKKRNPALTFTQFSNSQLLQQKGGIARIKGLFGSLDKFVQLYDEIKAVSFLDV; encoded by the coding sequence ATGGCATTATGGAAAGAAATAGTGAATACGGAGGAAAATGCAAAGTCCTTAATTGACGAACATTTAAGAGCACTAAATTGGAATTTGGCTGATTTTACTCAAATAACTAAGGAGTATCCTATACCGGGCGGAGAAAGAGCAGACTATGCTATTTTAGTGAACAGCCTACCTGTTGCAATTATTGAAGCCAAAAAACAGGGTATGGATTTAAACGCAGCTTTAGCACAGGCTAAAAATTACGCAAAAAAACTAAATGAAAGTGGCAAGGAAGTCTTTTTAATTTTTGCTTCAGACGGCAAGGTATTTTACCGGCAGAATCTTAAAGCAAATACCAGACCAGAAAAAATCAGCAGGCTAATGACCTATGCAGAGATAAAAGATTTTCTAAACCCGGAAACTGATATTCTTTTGGCGGGTTTAAGGAATTATCAAAAAATTGCCGTCTCACAGGTGGTAAGCGCATTTCAATTAGGCAGAGACAGAACCTATATCGAAATGGCTACCGGAACAGGAAAAACGATAACAGCGGCGGGAATAATCAGCAAGCTTTACAAAGTCGGCCTTGTTCGGAGAGTCTTATTTTTAGTAGATAGGGATTCTCTTGCTGAACAGACAGTCCGTTCTTTCAATAAGGTATTAGGTGATACCTTTAAAATAAACCGCTTGACCGGCACAAAAGAGGATAAATATAACGATATTTCTGTTTCAACAATTCAGTTTTTGTATGTAAATGATAAGTATCGTGCATACCCGAATAATTTTTTTGACTTGGTAATTCTTGACGAGTGCCATCGGTCATATTTTGGAGATTGGCACACGGTTATTGAGCATTTCAGGACTGGCAAGGCCAAAGTTTTAGGGTTAACAGCAACTCCTTCTGATAAGGAAACGCAGAGTACCGACGATTATTTTGGAGAGCCGGTATTCAGATACAGCTACTATCAGGGAGTTAAAGACGGCATACTGGCTTTTACCGAGAGATATAAGTTCCTGACCAATGTAGACCTCAGTGGGATTCATGACATGGGTTTTGACTTTGAGCCGGAAGACCTTGGCAGACGTGTGGATGTCCCGCGAAGGAATGAATTAATAGCCGAAAAATATTTTGAAGTGATAGGATATGAGCAGACGCATACGATTCCAAAGACACTGGTTTTTGCGGCAAGCATAGCGCATGCCAATCATTTGCGCGATGCGTTGATAACAAAATACAACGAACTGAACAAACTCCCAAAGGACTCAAGCGAAGCAGAAGACTTTATAGTTGTAATACATAATCAGGTGAGAAACGCCTCTGAATTGATTAGAAAGTTTCAGGAAATCGACAGTGAAATTCGTATTGCCGTTTCCGTAGATATGCTATCCACCGGTATTGATGCCCCTGACATCGAAGTTCTGGTAATGGCTAGGCCCACAAAGTCAAAAATTCTCTATGTTCAGATGAAAGGACGTGCCACTCGCAAGTGTAACGAGCAAGAACACGGCAAGACAAAGGAAAGCTTTAAACTCATCGACTTTGTAGACCTTGCAGGTATTGAAGAGGTCGTCACCGATGAAACCTTAGAAACTGATGAAATAATTGATACTACTGAAGAAACAGAGGTATCTTCTGACGGTGAAAAGATACCTTCAGATAAAGAAGATGGTGAGGGTAAGGAACCTAAGGAAACTGAAAAAATCGAAATGGTGATTGCTGACGTCCCCGTCTGGATAGTCAAGTCAGAGGTTATTACTTCATCTGCTTTTGACCATATTAGAAAGCAAATTGAGCCGCAACTTAAAGCTATTAAAGAAAAGACTGTTTTAAAAGAAAGATTTGTTCAGGCAGTTTTATCATGGGAAGCTTTGAATCCTGGTATTCCGGTTGATGAAAAATATCTTGAGGCTTTTGGGTTTGACATCAGTACCTTAAGGGATATTTACGGCGAAGTCACTGCCACTTACAAAGATTTTATTGATGTCGCCCTTGGTAAAACAAGGTTTAAGACTGTTGAAGAAAAGAACAGGGATGCTGTTATTGCTCATTTGAAGGAGAAAAAGCATTTGAACGATGAACAAGTGGAATTTATTATGATGTTCTACGATTTTAAGAAACGCAATCCCGCTCTTACCTTTACCCAGTTTTCTAACAGCCAGCTTCTTCAACAAAAGGGTGGAATTGCCCGGATAAAGGGACTATTCGGTTCGCTGGACAAATTTGTTCAGCTTTATGACGAGATAAAAGCAGTATCATTTCTTGATGTGTAA
- a CDS encoding restriction endonuclease subunit S has product MLFKSLANKNSTVSILLLATSFISWWNLLTREIGEKIYDPAAGTGGFILRAFEVVKSKIDNLVKAGMRVNESTAAYNGVQFDEAEMLYRKLKEESLYAVEKAPDVYKLALMNMILHNDGKSNLFEADSLDNRAQLEHKEKYDVVLTNPPYGPLAQSRVGTFEFHAKRYEALFIQHIMAALRPSEPGKKRSRAVVIILDKILFDNSSVFKNIRMKLLREFDLKAVFSMPAGIFQPYSGVKTTVLYFEKPTKEEWDETKKQNAYTTKQVLFVDVKEDGFTLTTQRRPINGAFQGDDPNIYEPPCGNLPKAVEVFRRWIDWLNNPTKELPDFIDNDFCWTATIEEIKTKDYNLNPGLYRKTIKGKQKWEVVSLREICDIQKGTSITKADTVEGNVPVIAGGQEPAYYHNQSNRDGNIITVSASGAYAGFVNYFDIPIFASDCTTIKSNDEEKALTKYIFYILKSRQEDLYKLQRGAGQPHVYPNDLANIQIPLPPLPVQQELVARLDKQQAIIEQCNAMEKTILEAGIDDSIFEGDWEWVELGELIALRNGISISNTLVSNRGKYPVCGSNGIYGYTDNNDKLLFGETIVVGRVGAYCGNVHYYDVPIWVTDNAIVVTVTNKDKLKTKYLYYFLLSKDLGKYANVTGQPYISQSIISSLKVPLPPIEKQQKIVDFLNVQFETLTNIRRLKENAKQTIKMILDREVFGE; this is encoded by the coding sequence TTGTTGTTCAAAAGCTTGGCGAACAAAAACAGTACGGTCAGTATTTTACTCCTCGCCACATCATTCATTTCATGGTGGAACTTGCTGACCCGGGAAATTGGGGAAAAAATATATGACCCTGCGGCTGGTACGGGAGGCTTTATTCTGCGTGCCTTCGAAGTAGTAAAGAGTAAAATTGATAATCTTGTAAAAGCGGGGATGAGAGTTAACGAGTCTACTGCCGCATATAATGGGGTTCAATTTGATGAAGCTGAAATGCTTTACCGAAAACTGAAGGAAGAGTCTCTTTATGCTGTGGAGAAGGCTCCAGACGTTTACAAGCTTGCCCTCATGAATATGATATTGCACAATGACGGCAAATCCAACCTCTTTGAGGCTGACAGCTTAGACAACCGAGCACAGTTAGAACATAAAGAAAAGTATGATGTAGTGTTAACTAACCCACCGTATGGTCCACTTGCTCAGTCGCGGGTTGGCACTTTTGAGTTCCATGCCAAACGCTACGAAGCATTGTTCATCCAGCATATTATGGCAGCGTTGAGACCTTCTGAACCAGGTAAAAAGCGTTCCAGAGCAGTAGTTATAATCTTGGACAAGATTCTGTTTGACAATTCCTCTGTATTCAAGAATATACGCATGAAGCTCTTACGAGAGTTTGATTTGAAAGCTGTCTTTTCCATGCCGGCAGGCATTTTTCAGCCGTATTCCGGTGTCAAAACGACAGTGCTGTATTTTGAAAAGCCCACAAAAGAAGAATGGGACGAGACAAAGAAACAAAATGCTTACACCACAAAGCAGGTACTGTTTGTTGATGTGAAAGAAGACGGATTTACCTTAACAACCCAGAGAAGGCCAATTAACGGAGCTTTCCAGGGTGATGACCCGAACATTTACGAACCGCCTTGTGGGAACCTGCCTAAAGCGGTGGAAGTGTTTAGAAGATGGATAGATTGGCTTAATAACCCAACAAAGGAACTGCCTGATTTTATAGATAATGATTTCTGCTGGACGGCGACGATTGAGGAAATCAAGACGAAAGATTATAACCTTAACCCGGGGCTGTACAGAAAAACGATAAAAGGAAAGCAAAAGTGGGAGGTTGTTAGTCTAAGGGAAATATGTGATATTCAAAAAGGAACTTCCATAACTAAAGCTGATACAGTTGAAGGTAATGTACCTGTGATAGCTGGAGGACAGGAGCCTGCATATTACCATAACCAAAGCAATAGAGACGGCAACATAATTACCGTCAGTGCCTCAGGTGCTTATGCTGGGTTTGTCAACTATTTCGATATTCCAATATTTGCCTCCGACTGTACAACAATTAAGTCTAATGATGAGGAAAAAGCATTAACTAAATATATTTTTTATATACTTAAATCGCGTCAAGAAGATTTATATAAGCTCCAACGAGGAGCAGGGCAACCTCATGTTTACCCGAATGATCTGGCCAATATCCAAATCCCTCTCCCACCTCTTCCCGTTCAACAGGAACTGGTTGCCCGCTTGGACAAGCAGCAGGCTATTATTGAGCAGTGCAATGCTATGGAAAAGACCATTCTTGAAGCTGGAATCGACGACAGTATTTTTGAAGGAGATTGGGAATGGGTGGAGTTAGGTGAACTAATAGCGTTACGAAATGGCATAAGCATCTCAAATACGCTTGTTTCTAACAGAGGAAAATATCCAGTTTGTGGTAGCAACGGTATTTATGGATATACTGATAATAACGATAAATTACTGTTTGGTGAAACTATTGTGGTTGGCAGAGTTGGAGCTTACTGTGGAAATGTGCATTATTATGATGTGCCAATTTGGGTAACCGATAATGCTATTGTTGTTACTGTTACCAACAAGGACAAACTAAAAACCAAATATCTTTATTACTTTCTCCTGAGCAAAGATTTGGGAAAATATGCAAATGTGACAGGTCAGCCCTATATATCACAAAGTATAATAAGTTCACTGAAAGTTCCGCTTCCTCCAATTGAAAAACAGCAGAAAATAGTGGATTTCCTTAACGTTCAGTTTGAAACGCTGACCAATATCAGAAGGCTAAAGGAAAACGCAAAACAGACCATAAAAATGATTCTGGACAGGGAGGTGTTTGGAGAGTAA
- a CDS encoding thioredoxin family protein gives MHQEKPENQTSSFSEGTPNLDHEQENCVRNDSNPAVLSVKVLGPGCARCKALEANTKSALDKLGLKADFNHVTDFSQIAAYGIMSTPALVINEKVVSFGRVLSAEEVVKILRSELQL, from the coding sequence ATGCATCAAGAGAAACCAGAGAATCAAACGAGCAGCTTCAGTGAAGGAACTCCAAATTTAGATCACGAGCAGGAGAATTGTGTTCGTAACGATTCAAATCCGGCCGTTCTGTCTGTTAAGGTGTTAGGTCCGGGATGTGCGCGATGCAAAGCGCTGGAGGCCAATACCAAGTCGGCTTTGGACAAGCTGGGCCTCAAAGCAGATTTTAACCATGTTACAGATTTTTCTCAAATTGCAGCTTATGGAATCATGAGCACTCCGGCTCTTGTTATCAATGAAAAGGTTGTTTCCTTCGGAAGAGTTTTGAGTGCTGAAGAGGTCGTAAAGATATTGAGGTCTGAGCTACAACTTTAG
- a CDS encoding copper amine oxidase N-terminal domain-containing protein, translated as MPITPAPLSIIELQIGNPVFKLNNQALLLDSPPVIKNDRTLLPIRAVVEAMGGQVNWNAEERRVDIEYRGKTVTLWIGKNTAKVNGKEVMIDPSNPNVVPEIINGRTMLPLRFVAEALGCEVKWDDATKTITILFPSY; from the coding sequence GTGCCTATCACACCTGCACCGCTTAGCATTATAGAACTGCAAATAGGCAACCCAGTATTTAAGCTGAACAATCAAGCTTTGCTTTTAGACAGCCCGCCTGTGATTAAAAATGACAGAACACTACTGCCTATAAGGGCTGTTGTAGAAGCTATGGGTGGACAAGTTAATTGGAACGCTGAAGAAAGACGTGTAGACATAGAATACAGAGGCAAAACTGTTACTTTGTGGATAGGTAAGAACACAGCAAAGGTTAATGGTAAGGAAGTAATGATAGATCCAAGTAATCCTAATGTAGTGCCAGAGATTATAAACGGACGCACCATGCTTCCTTTAAGGTTTGTAGCTGAAGCATTAGGTTGTGAAGTAAAGTGGGACGATGCTACTAAAACGATAACAATCCTCTTTCCCTCCTATTGA
- a CDS encoding metallophosphoesterase, with the protein MRKRRKVLVVFFALFFFWLFENFKIVVSVTTISSPKIRSTVTIVQISDLHGYSFGLDNNYLLRAIEKQQPDIVAVTGDLFNRGDNRGKAKALNLIKVLSEEYPVYYVRGEHEGSSSVDDIGDAGATVLEYERVDVKVGETPISIYGCPTTGYYSSADNVLEAIKVEESNNYNILLAHIFYEEVFDKWKGDLILSGDTHGGSIRLPFLGPLKYNGITLPKLSYNGPVYDKGLFNLGDKYLYVSPGLGNFPLPLRLFNHPELTVIKLVSSTQGS; encoded by the coding sequence TTGAGAAAAAGAAGAAAGGTTTTGGTTGTGTTTTTTGCGTTGTTTTTCTTTTGGCTTTTTGAAAATTTCAAAATTGTTGTGTCTGTAACCACCATAAGCAGTCCGAAAATTAGGAGCACGGTCACCATTGTACAGATCTCGGACCTTCACGGATACAGTTTTGGTTTAGATAACAACTATTTGTTGCGAGCTATTGAAAAGCAGCAGCCAGACATTGTAGCTGTAACTGGTGACTTGTTTAACCGTGGAGACAACAGAGGAAAGGCAAAGGCACTCAACTTGATAAAGGTGTTGTCTGAAGAATACCCTGTGTACTATGTGCGCGGCGAACACGAAGGATCATCCAGCGTAGACGATATCGGCGATGCAGGTGCTACAGTGCTTGAATATGAAAGGGTAGATGTAAAGGTAGGCGAAACTCCTATAAGTATCTATGGTTGCCCTACTACGGGTTATTATTCCTCAGCTGACAATGTGCTGGAAGCAATTAAGGTTGAAGAAAGCAATAATTACAACATTCTTTTGGCCCATATCTTCTATGAAGAGGTGTTCGATAAGTGGAAAGGCGATCTTATACTTTCTGGAGACACACATGGCGGTAGTATTAGATTGCCCTTCCTTGGACCTTTGAAATACAATGGCATAACACTTCCAAAATTGTCTTACAACGGACCTGTGTACGATAAAGGTTTGTTCAATCTGGGAGATAAGTATCTCTACGTTTCACCGGGACTGGGTAATTTTCCTTTACCGTTAAGACTTTTTAATCACCCTGAGCTAACTGTTATCAAACTAGTTAGCAGTACTCAAGGAAGTTAA
- a CDS encoding PPC domain-containing DNA-binding protein gives MTIKENNGIIAVRLHDGDKFMESLKAVAKDCGVNSAVLHGIGLFKNAELGYFNGHEYVTKSFYQQLMEVISLEGNISMAENGAEVVIHAHCVLGLPDYSLIGGHLMDGTFFNGELFIQKLEGIKLVRRSEPSGLNGLWVE, from the coding sequence ATGACTATAAAGGAAAACAACGGGATAATTGCTGTGAGGCTCCATGATGGAGACAAATTCATGGAAAGCCTAAAAGCAGTCGCCAAAGATTGTGGTGTCAATAGTGCAGTTTTGCATGGGATAGGGCTGTTTAAGAACGCTGAGCTGGGTTACTTTAACGGACACGAGTATGTGACCAAGAGTTTCTATCAGCAACTGATGGAAGTTATTTCCTTGGAAGGGAACATAAGCATGGCTGAAAATGGGGCTGAGGTTGTTATCCATGCTCACTGCGTCTTAGGGCTACCTGACTATTCTTTAATTGGCGGCCACTTAATGGACGGAACATTTTTCAACGGTGAGTTATTCATTCAAAAACTTGAAGGAATAAAACTCGTTAGAAGAAGTGAACCGAGTGGGCTAAACGGTTTGTGGGTTGAGTAA
- a CDS encoding permease: protein MQVLAAVWSFFQNQILGMKWLSSVVYSALNALGLDMNTRVGGVIHFFVYDLAKIFLLLSVLIFVISYVQSYFPPERTKKIVGRSHGIWANILAALLGTVTPFCSCSSIPLFIGFTNAGLPVGVTFSFLISSPLVDLGSLVLLMSIFGLRVAVMYVVIGVLLAVVGGTLIEVFGMDKHVYSFVKDTKAADIDPPSLTVTDRLIFARDQVRDIVHRVGRYVVIGVAIGAVIHNVIPATWISSILGRKNNGAVILATLVGVPIYGDIFGSIPVAESLFAKGAGLGTVLSFMMAVTALSLPSMVMLSKVVKLKLLVLFIAIVTGGIMVVGYIFNALQAVLI from the coding sequence ATGCAGGTATTGGCGGCCGTCTGGTCATTTTTTCAGAATCAAATACTCGGCATGAAATGGCTCAGCAGTGTTGTCTATAGCGCTCTTAACGCCCTGGGTCTAGACATGAATACAAGGGTTGGTGGCGTGATTCATTTTTTCGTTTATGATCTGGCGAAAATCTTTCTGCTTTTATCAGTCCTTATCTTTGTAATATCCTATGTCCAAAGCTATTTCCCACCGGAAAGGACGAAGAAAATTGTCGGACGTTCCCACGGAATATGGGCTAACATACTTGCGGCTCTACTTGGTACTGTTACGCCTTTTTGTTCTTGTTCCTCTATACCGCTTTTCATTGGATTCACTAACGCAGGCCTTCCCGTTGGAGTTACTTTTTCTTTTCTTATTTCGTCACCTTTGGTGGATCTCGGATCTTTGGTGTTGCTAATGAGTATTTTCGGCTTAAGGGTGGCGGTAATGTATGTGGTTATTGGCGTTCTTCTTGCTGTGGTAGGCGGGACTCTTATCGAGGTTTTTGGTATGGATAAGCACGTTTACTCGTTTGTAAAAGATACCAAAGCAGCGGACATTGATCCTCCAAGCTTAACCGTGACTGATCGCCTTATCTTCGCACGAGATCAGGTAAGGGACATTGTGCACCGCGTGGGCCGTTACGTTGTAATCGGTGTAGCTATCGGTGCTGTTATCCATAACGTTATTCCTGCTACTTGGATATCTTCTATCCTCGGTCGTAAGAACAATGGAGCTGTGATTCTTGCAACTCTTGTGGGTGTGCCCATTTACGGAGATATCTTTGGTTCCATTCCTGTAGCTGAGAGCCTCTTTGCAAAAGGTGCAGGTTTGGGCACTGTATTGTCTTTCATGATGGCGGTGACGGCACTTAGTTTACCTTCTATGGTTATGCTAAGCAAGGTTGTAAAACTCAAATTACTGGTTTTATTCATCGCCATAGTAACCGGTGGCATCATGGTTGTAGGCTACATTTTTAATGCGCTCCAAGCGGTGTTGATTTGA
- a CDS encoding acyltransferase: MKRLREFDVLKGLSITAVILIHVTSHGVGTFDPTSTSYFVYLILNRLSQFAVPTFIFASCVLLSYIHGDDFRTITAGGLKAFYSKRFVRIIPPYLIWTLVYLVVKHIESNGTVRVTWGNYLNLLLRGDGYYHLYFVVVILQVYILLPFIMYVVSHLKVRFRQILLISIGVQVACYYLYEFYIIHYFPRGTRLMIWYLAVILVGVWIGENYEEYCKRERHVTIFLPAALVSGVLYTYFYHLSNIGQPVSSGIVNLWWYIYVSSTPLLLLYISKKVNIRFFERAGQLSFGIFLMHPLFLFIMNRIYATVNVILYDIFVFFIIYSLSYIITKWLEATPWGKYIVG; encoded by the coding sequence ATGAAAAGACTTAGGGAATTTGATGTTTTAAAAGGGCTTAGTATTACAGCGGTAATACTCATACATGTCACAAGCCATGGCGTGGGTACCTTTGACCCCACCTCAACCTCTTATTTTGTTTATCTTATCCTAAACAGGCTTTCGCAGTTTGCTGTTCCCACCTTCATTTTCGCAAGCTGCGTCCTCCTTTCATACATCCATGGGGATGATTTCCGAACTATTACTGCTGGAGGATTAAAAGCCTTTTACTCGAAACGCTTTGTTCGAATAATCCCGCCTTACCTAATATGGACGCTGGTATACCTTGTCGTGAAGCACATCGAGTCAAACGGCACAGTGCGAGTTACATGGGGAAACTATTTGAACCTCCTTCTTAGGGGTGATGGGTATTACCACCTTTATTTCGTTGTAGTTATACTGCAAGTGTACATATTGTTGCCTTTCATAATGTACGTAGTGTCACACTTAAAAGTAAGGTTCCGACAGATTCTCCTGATTTCCATAGGAGTTCAGGTAGCTTGTTATTACTTATACGAGTTCTACATCATACATTACTTCCCCAGAGGTACACGCCTGATGATCTGGTACTTAGCGGTTATACTCGTAGGCGTCTGGATTGGTGAAAATTACGAGGAATACTGCAAAAGAGAGAGACACGTTACCATATTTCTGCCCGCTGCCTTGGTTTCAGGTGTTTTATATACCTATTTTTATCATCTTTCAAATATAGGTCAGCCCGTTTCATCAGGCATAGTTAACCTGTGGTGGTACATATATGTTTCGTCCACACCTTTGTTGCTTCTATACATATCTAAAAAAGTCAACATCAGGTTTTTTGAAAGAGCTGGACAGCTCTCCTTCGGTATATTTCTCATGCATCCACTGTTTTTGTTCATCATGAATCGCATCTACGCCACGGTAAACGTCATACTTTACGACATATTCGTCTTTTTCATCATCTATTCGTTGTCCTACATAATAACCAAATGGCTGGAAGCCACTCCTTGGGGCAAATACATCGTAGGATAA